From Paenibacillus polymyxa, the proteins below share one genomic window:
- a CDS encoding HelD family protein: MENKFQSAYQEEQHRLSLAMEEIDRRLERLRNTPVYTGHDFTEQVLESAREEKRQALTKSSQEPYFGRMDFDERGRGQRKPLYIGKIGVEREETSAYPLVIDWRAPIASLFYSFTGGEETASYEAPEGTVEGLVYLKRNVVIRKRILERVADTYNRESDEPAVSDEFLVYRLGENKDNRLRDIVSTIQAEQDQIIRAAKNTALVIQGVAGSGKTTVALHRLAFLLYQYKDQVSADKMVIFAPNHMFLDYISDVLPELGVGNIQQSTFADWALGLLGLDLPLADPTETLSYWFESGSLRTESMDEAPGRFKGSVHFMKLLQDFVERLEPISVPEGDFSPWDGAVLPRTEILNWFNEEYKPYPLAKRKERVLARVHRWIEMELKKSPSAAALKERKKKAGSREKAYAKKWPQYDALTLYKQLFQATKGLPAETAAEMKASLPAPIFKATQSDLRNQIIREEDLTALVYLHVLIHEVESSQRFDHVVIDEAQDFSPFHIALLDLFVKGHSFTILGDLSQGIHEYRGVHAWEEMSSLFVPEQTGYFALTRSYRSTLEIIEFANTILEQGVRGGITAVPVFRSGDPVRTVSYDSSMREQSLLTALKELSSKEYRTVSVLTRTLKEAVELHEVFTSAGLDVHLIDGGKKQYEGGLSVLPVYLSKGLEFDAVIMADADQDHYGERTWDAKLLYVGCTRALHELWLLHDGPLPSYVQTQTE; the protein is encoded by the coding sequence ATGGAGAATAAGTTTCAAAGTGCCTATCAAGAAGAACAGCATAGGCTGTCGCTTGCTATGGAGGAAATTGATCGGAGATTGGAACGGCTTCGCAATACGCCAGTGTACACCGGGCATGACTTTACGGAGCAAGTACTGGAATCTGCACGGGAGGAAAAACGCCAGGCTTTGACCAAAAGCTCGCAGGAGCCTTATTTTGGGCGTATGGATTTTGACGAGCGCGGTAGAGGTCAGCGCAAGCCACTTTATATCGGTAAGATCGGGGTGGAGCGTGAAGAAACGTCAGCATATCCGCTGGTGATTGATTGGCGTGCACCGATTGCCAGTTTGTTTTATTCGTTTACAGGTGGTGAAGAAACGGCGTCCTACGAAGCTCCTGAGGGAACTGTCGAGGGCTTGGTGTATCTGAAACGCAACGTTGTCATTCGTAAAAGAATCCTGGAACGGGTAGCTGATACGTACAATCGTGAAAGTGACGAGCCTGCCGTTTCTGATGAGTTTCTCGTTTATCGTTTGGGAGAGAACAAGGATAACCGTTTACGGGATATCGTATCTACCATTCAAGCGGAGCAGGATCAGATCATCCGCGCGGCTAAAAATACAGCCCTCGTTATTCAAGGGGTAGCCGGTAGTGGCAAGACGACCGTAGCGCTCCATCGACTCGCATTTTTGCTGTATCAATACAAGGATCAGGTGTCGGCGGACAAAATGGTTATTTTCGCACCAAACCACATGTTTCTCGATTATATTTCAGATGTACTTCCAGAGCTGGGGGTTGGAAATATTCAGCAAAGTACATTTGCAGACTGGGCGTTAGGCTTGCTGGGGCTGGATTTACCTCTGGCAGATCCTACCGAAACGTTATCTTATTGGTTTGAAAGTGGCAGCTTGAGAACGGAATCTATGGATGAGGCGCCGGGTAGATTTAAGGGATCGGTTCATTTTATGAAGCTGCTTCAGGATTTTGTGGAACGACTGGAGCCTATCTCGGTGCCTGAGGGCGACTTTTCACCTTGGGATGGGGCGGTGCTGCCGCGAACTGAGATTTTGAATTGGTTCAATGAGGAATATAAGCCCTATCCGCTCGCGAAGCGGAAGGAGCGTGTGCTGGCAAGAGTCCATCGCTGGATTGAAATGGAACTGAAAAAGTCACCTTCGGCGGCTGCGCTCAAGGAACGAAAGAAAAAAGCCGGATCTCGGGAAAAGGCGTATGCTAAAAAATGGCCACAATATGACGCACTGACGCTTTATAAGCAGCTTTTTCAGGCAACTAAAGGATTACCTGCAGAGACCGCTGCGGAAATGAAGGCTTCTTTGCCGGCTCCCATCTTTAAGGCCACACAGTCAGACCTGCGAAATCAGATCATCCGTGAAGAGGATCTGACTGCGTTGGTGTATCTTCACGTGCTGATTCATGAGGTAGAATCATCTCAACGTTTTGACCATGTGGTCATTGATGAAGCGCAGGATTTTTCACCTTTTCATATCGCCCTCCTGGATTTGTTTGTAAAAGGGCATTCCTTTACAATACTGGGCGATTTATCGCAGGGAATTCATGAATATCGTGGTGTACATGCATGGGAGGAAATGAGTTCACTATTTGTGCCTGAACAAACAGGGTATTTTGCACTTACACGGAGTTATAGATCAACTTTGGAAATTATAGAATTTGCAAATACAATTTTGGAGCAGGGAGTACGTGGCGGCATTACAGCGGTTCCGGTATTTCGTAGCGGTGATCCGGTGCGTACTGTGTCTTACGACTCGTCCATGCGTGAACAGAGTTTACTTACCGCTCTAAAAGAGCTTTCCTCCAAGGAGTATCGTACTGTTTCCGTACTGACACGTACCTTAAAAGAAGCTGTAGAGCTGCATGAGGTTTTCACCAGTGCGGGGTTGGATGTCCATTTGATTGATGGTGGTAAAAAGCAATATGAAGGCGGCTTGTCTGTACTGCCTGTATATCTGTCCAAAGGCCTGGAGTTTGATGCAGTTATTATGGCCGATGCCGACCAGGATCATTATGGAGAACGGACTTGGGATGCCAAGCTGTTGTATGTGGGATGTACCCGTGCGCTGCATGAGCTGTGGCTATTGCATGACGGTCCACTTCCAAGTTACGTACAGACGCAAACGGAGTAA
- a CDS encoding replication-associated recombination protein A — MDLFSYSQESTPNNRLLADRLRPTSLDEYIGQEHVVGPGKLLRRAIEADQVSSILLYGPPGCGKTTLAHIISQHTQGDFVRLNAVEASVKDVREVIDRAQTNKSMYGKKTILFLDEVHRFNSSRQDALLPAVEKGTIVFIGATTENPFHYVNGALMSRSTLFQLEALTREHSLAAMRRALSDADKGLGYMQLQVDEAALDHIASMANGDIRRALNALELAALTTPPLADGTIHVTLEVAEESIRRPIVKADESTQYDVLSAFHKSIRGSSDAALFWFLYAVEKLGMDPMTFIRRLIAASSEDIGLANPQAMVQAVSALEAYRNNGWPEAKLNIAQAILFAVESPKSNAVYTAISRAMSAMDDIKSAEVPLHLRDAHYKGSEKLGHVGYQYPHNYPNHYVRQQYLPDSIAGQTFYQATEQGNESKIRQNQRWRESQS; from the coding sequence ATGGACTTATTTTCATATTCCCAGGAGTCAACGCCAAACAATCGGTTGCTTGCAGACCGCCTGCGTCCGACATCGCTGGATGAATATATTGGACAGGAGCATGTTGTGGGTCCAGGCAAGCTACTGCGGAGAGCTATAGAGGCCGATCAGGTTTCTTCTATATTGCTGTACGGGCCACCGGGATGCGGCAAAACGACACTGGCACATATCATTTCTCAACACACGCAAGGTGATTTCGTCCGTCTAAATGCAGTAGAAGCATCTGTAAAGGATGTAAGAGAAGTCATTGACCGTGCACAGACGAATAAATCGATGTATGGCAAAAAGACTATTCTGTTTCTTGACGAGGTCCATCGTTTTAACAGTTCGCGTCAGGATGCATTGCTGCCTGCGGTGGAAAAGGGAACGATCGTGTTTATCGGCGCCACGACGGAAAACCCCTTTCACTACGTCAACGGCGCTTTAATGAGCCGTTCTACGTTATTTCAGCTTGAAGCGCTAACCCGGGAGCATTCGCTGGCTGCTATGCGCCGCGCATTGAGCGATGCGGACAAGGGGCTCGGCTATATGCAGCTTCAGGTAGATGAAGCTGCACTGGACCACATCGCGTCGATGGCGAACGGCGATATCCGCCGTGCATTGAACGCACTGGAGCTAGCGGCGCTCACGACCCCTCCGCTGGCAGACGGCACGATTCATGTGACGCTGGAAGTGGCAGAGGAATCCATCCGCCGCCCGATTGTCAAGGCAGACGAGTCCACACAATATGACGTGCTGTCTGCCTTTCACAAAAGCATTCGCGGTTCCAGCGACGCGGCGCTGTTCTGGTTCCTGTATGCCGTAGAGAAGCTCGGCATGGACCCGATGACTTTTATTCGCCGCCTCATTGCAGCGAGCAGCGAGGACATTGGTCTGGCGAACCCGCAGGCGATGGTGCAAGCGGTGAGTGCGCTTGAGGCCTACCGCAATAACGGCTGGCCTGAGGCCAAACTGAACATTGCACAGGCCATTTTGTTCGCCGTGGAAAGTCCCAAGTCGAATGCCGTATACACGGCGATTTCACGGGCCATGTCGGCCATGGACGATATAAAATCGGCCGAGGTGCCGCTACATCTGCGCGACGCACATTACAAAGGCTCGGAAAAACTCGGCCATGTTGGCTATCAATATCCGCATAATTATCCGAATCACTATGTAAGGCAGCAATATTTACCCGATTCGATAGCAGGCCAGACCTTTTACCAGGCCACTGAGCAAGGAAATGAGTCTAAAATTAGGCAAAACCAGCGTTGGCGGGAGTCGCAGTCTTGA
- a CDS encoding tRNA threonylcarbamoyladenosine dehydratase: MLHQFSRTELAIGTEGLEVMKNSTVAVLGIGGVGSIAVEALARTGVGRIILIDKDVVDITNINRQIHALTTTVGQKKADLMVERVKLINPECEAIALNMFYTEETYEELFKYDLDYVLDASDTIIYKVHLIKECLKRGIPMISSMGAANKMDPSRFQVSDISKTRMDPIARVIRTKLRKEGITKGVKVVFSDEEPMKPREEITKKIVPANAPEIRKAKQPPASNAFVPPVAGLIMVSVAVKDLLEHAGV, from the coding sequence ATGCTGCATCAATTTTCACGCACGGAACTGGCCATCGGGACGGAAGGTCTGGAGGTTATGAAAAATAGCACGGTAGCTGTATTGGGTATCGGCGGTGTCGGTTCGATTGCAGTGGAAGCGCTGGCGCGGACGGGTGTTGGACGCATTATTTTGATTGATAAGGATGTCGTAGATATTACCAATATTAATCGCCAAATTCATGCGCTGACGACAACAGTAGGTCAAAAAAAGGCTGATCTGATGGTAGAGCGTGTGAAGCTGATTAATCCTGAATGTGAAGCAATTGCACTGAACATGTTTTATACGGAAGAAACATATGAGGAGCTATTCAAGTACGATCTGGATTATGTGCTGGATGCTTCGGATACGATTATTTACAAAGTTCATTTGATTAAAGAATGCTTGAAACGGGGAATTCCGATGATCTCCAGTATGGGTGCTGCGAATAAAATGGACCCAAGCCGTTTTCAAGTTTCCGATATTTCCAAGACAAGAATGGACCCGATTGCCCGTGTCATCCGCACCAAGCTGCGCAAAGAAGGTATTACCAAAGGCGTCAAGGTTGTATTCTCTGATGAGGAGCCAATGAAGCCGCGTGAAGAAATTACCAAAAAAATTGTACCTGCCAACGCACCTGAAATCCGGAAAGCGAAGCAACCACCTGCAAGCAATGCTTTTGTACCTCCGGTAGCAGGATTGATTATGGTCAGCGTAGCTGTCAAGGACCTGTTAGAGCACGCTGGTGTATAA
- the hisS gene encoding histidine--tRNA ligase: MAFQKPTGTQDLLPGSVEKWQVVEEKAREISRRFNYREIRTPMFEQTNLFVRGVGETTDVVEKEMYTFEDKGKRSMTLRPEGTAGVVRSYVENKLYGEPDVTKLYYIGPMFRYERPQAGRQRQFHQFGIEAFGAMDPALDAEVIAFGYQFCRELGLKGVQVEINSVGNAASRAAYRQHLVDFLMPIKDTLTKESQARIERNPLRVLDSKDDQDKFGGAPSILDSLDEESSTHFEKVKQNLDAMGVEYTVNPRLVRGLDYYTLTAFEFKAEGIGAIDTIGGGGRYNGLVGDLGGPDQPGIGFGIGLERIQLILEHQGVKLNEAKPLDIYMVALGEAAETEVTKQLFKLRQAGFSAERDYLGRKMKAQMKSADRFKARYTAILGDDELVKGEIALKNMETGEQRTVKLDQLVEELG, from the coding sequence ATGGCCTTTCAAAAACCGACGGGAACACAGGACTTGCTGCCAGGCAGTGTAGAAAAATGGCAAGTGGTCGAGGAAAAAGCTCGTGAGATTAGCCGCCGCTTTAATTACCGAGAGATTCGTACACCTATGTTCGAACAAACGAATTTGTTCGTTCGGGGCGTGGGTGAAACGACCGATGTGGTGGAAAAGGAAATGTACACTTTTGAGGATAAAGGCAAACGGAGCATGACGCTGCGTCCGGAAGGAACGGCAGGGGTTGTCCGCTCTTATGTGGAGAACAAACTGTATGGTGAACCGGATGTAACTAAGCTGTACTATATCGGCCCAATGTTCCGGTATGAGCGTCCACAAGCTGGGCGTCAGCGCCAGTTTCACCAATTTGGCATTGAAGCATTCGGGGCGATGGACCCGGCGCTGGATGCAGAAGTTATTGCTTTCGGGTATCAATTCTGCCGAGAGCTAGGCTTGAAAGGAGTACAGGTAGAAATCAACTCCGTTGGTAATGCTGCCAGCCGTGCTGCTTATCGGCAGCATTTGGTGGACTTCCTGATGCCCATTAAGGATACGTTGACCAAGGAGAGCCAAGCGCGCATCGAGCGTAATCCGCTGCGTGTGCTGGATAGCAAAGATGATCAGGACAAATTTGGCGGGGCACCTTCGATTTTGGATAGTTTGGATGAGGAATCCAGCACTCACTTTGAGAAAGTGAAGCAAAATTTGGATGCGATGGGTGTGGAATATACAGTGAACCCACGCCTGGTACGAGGACTGGATTATTATACGCTGACAGCATTCGAATTCAAAGCCGAAGGCATTGGTGCTATTGATACGATTGGTGGAGGCGGTCGCTACAACGGATTGGTTGGAGATCTGGGCGGACCGGATCAGCCAGGGATTGGTTTTGGCATTGGGCTTGAGCGAATTCAGCTGATTTTGGAGCATCAGGGTGTCAAATTGAACGAAGCCAAGCCGCTGGATATCTATATGGTGGCTTTGGGTGAGGCGGCAGAAACGGAAGTGACCAAACAACTGTTCAAGCTGCGTCAAGCTGGATTTTCCGCAGAGCGAGATTATCTGGGGCGTAAAATGAAGGCTCAGATGAAATCGGCAGATCGCTTTAAAGCAAGATATACGGCGATTCTGGGTGATGATGAGCTGGTTAAAGGTGAAATTGCACTGAAAAACATGGAAACCGGTGAGCAACGTACCGTTAAGCTGGATCAGCTGGTGGAAGAATTAGGCTAA
- a CDS encoding ABC transporter ATP-binding protein, whose protein sequence is MEKEQHGRQDEQEDRMKEKPGKRPDKAGMGRFIKLIASAHPPKAILIIALILTLVQTIAGLIVPMMTKGLIDGLTFSSLNRMVIIGLLGAFVLQAVASAVSIYMLNYAGHKIVANLRKRLWHKILSLPIPYFDRNRSGDTMSRVTNDTSLIMNLITEYLVNLISNVIAIIGGIALLFYLDWVMTLIILTIVPLTALILFPVGRKMYRISKKQQDEMADLTSVLSQVIGEIRLVKAYGTESREAQAGEDRIYRMFRFGLQESRILALVGPISTFLLTAVLVIILGVGGVRVASGVLTAGDLVAFILLLFQVITPMAQFTTLYSRLQKVVGATERIQTILDHEEEPLELKQEAAKESRDIVFRDVAFSYTEGEEVLHRANLVIPANRTTAFVGPSGSGKSTLFSLLERFYVPDTGEIRYGDESISSYTLSSWRSKIGYVSQESSMMTGTVRDNITYGLGREADLEEVRRAAMMAYADTFIMDLPQGYDTEVGERGMKLSGGQRQRIAIARALLRSPDILMLDEATSSLDSSSEHEVQKALANLMEGRTTIVIAHRLSTVVHSDQIIVLDKGNVTGAGTHAELLETHQVYRELAQKQFVEMGEKLHTFVKE, encoded by the coding sequence ATGGAAAAAGAACAACATGGGCGACAAGATGAGCAGGAAGATCGGATGAAGGAAAAGCCGGGTAAAAGGCCGGACAAGGCTGGTATGGGTCGGTTTATCAAACTGATTGCGAGTGCGCATCCGCCCAAGGCCATTCTGATCATCGCCCTGATACTGACCCTGGTTCAGACGATTGCTGGTTTAATCGTACCAATGATGACTAAAGGGTTGATCGATGGCTTAACCTTTTCTTCACTGAACCGTATGGTCATTATTGGTTTGCTTGGCGCTTTTGTGCTTCAAGCGGTAGCTTCGGCAGTTTCGATCTATATGTTGAACTACGCCGGGCACAAAATAGTGGCTAATTTGCGCAAACGCTTATGGCATAAAATTTTATCTCTACCCATTCCATACTTTGACCGGAATCGGTCAGGAGATACGATGAGTCGTGTCACTAATGATACAAGCCTGATTATGAACTTAATTACCGAGTATCTCGTGAATCTGATCTCTAATGTGATTGCCATTATTGGTGGTATTGCATTGTTATTTTATCTGGATTGGGTGATGACGCTCATTATTCTGACCATTGTTCCGCTAACAGCCCTGATTTTATTTCCGGTAGGCAGAAAAATGTATCGTATCTCCAAAAAACAACAGGATGAGATGGCAGATCTGACCTCTGTGCTGAGTCAGGTTATCGGCGAAATCAGGCTGGTGAAGGCCTACGGAACGGAAAGCAGAGAGGCACAGGCCGGGGAGGATCGCATTTACCGTATGTTCCGCTTCGGGTTGCAGGAGTCGCGTATATTGGCCCTTGTAGGTCCCATTTCTACCTTTTTGCTGACTGCGGTGCTCGTTATTATACTGGGTGTTGGTGGTGTTCGCGTTGCATCGGGTGTACTGACCGCGGGTGATTTGGTGGCTTTTATTTTGCTACTGTTTCAGGTAATTACACCGATGGCCCAATTCACGACCTTGTATTCACGTCTGCAAAAGGTGGTTGGGGCCACTGAACGGATTCAGACTATTTTAGACCATGAAGAGGAACCACTTGAATTGAAGCAGGAAGCGGCAAAAGAGAGCAGAGATATTGTATTTCGTGATGTCGCTTTTTCCTATACTGAAGGTGAAGAGGTTCTTCATCGTGCAAACCTGGTCATTCCGGCTAACCGAACGACAGCATTCGTGGGACCGAGCGGGAGTGGGAAGTCCACCTTGTTTTCATTGTTGGAGCGCTTCTATGTGCCAGATACAGGGGAAATTCGTTATGGAGACGAATCGATATCGTCATATACACTGTCCTCCTGGCGCTCGAAGATTGGTTATGTATCACAGGAGAGCTCGATGATGACCGGAACGGTTAGAGATAATATTACGTATGGCTTGGGGCGCGAAGCTGATTTGGAAGAAGTCAGACGAGCTGCCATGATGGCGTATGCGGATACATTTATTATGGATCTACCTCAAGGCTACGATACGGAGGTAGGGGAACGGGGAATGAAGCTGTCCGGCGGGCAGCGACAACGGATCGCCATTGCGCGTGCGCTTCTTCGCAGTCCTGACATCCTCATGCTGGATGAGGCTACCTCTAGCCTGGACAGCTCATCCGAGCATGAGGTGCAGAAGGCCTTAGCGAACTTGATGGAAGGACGCACGACGATTGTCATTGCACACCGATTGTCTACGGTGGTCCACTCCGATCAAATTATCGTGTTGGACAAAGGCAATGTGACTGGTGCAGGAACCCATGCCGAGTTATTAGAAACCCATCAGGTGTACCGCGAGTTGGCTCAAAAGCAGTTTGTGGAGATGGGAGAAAAGCTTCATACTTTTGTGAAAGAGTAG
- a CDS encoding NCS2 family permease, with the protein MKDGLWSRSLGFKPEHHWKKELAAGAISYFSVVYIIMVNATILADAGIPLQGAMLGTLLTSMIGCLLMAFGGKSPMVVVPGMGINAFFTYTLVHSMKLSWQEALMVVAVTGVIFAVVAFTSLYKLISQAIPYNLQHGITVGIGLFLTFIGLQKSGIVIAHQTTFVAIGHFNDPKVITACVTLLLAIVLFVRNVQGGLLISILAGTGLAYVLGAVEPTSTVRTSETVRQYGQLFGELSFSGIASVAFWIAVFLLLLIVLFENVGMITAQTNMIGRPDSFKNSLRVLAVTNIFAGILGSSPAVAAAESTAGIAAGGRSGMTPLVTAILFGATFFFIPLLAYIPDSAIAPVLIIIGGLMVQNVREMDFSDFTESFPAFLIMVMMPFTYSIVDGMAFGFIAYPVAKLAAGRGKEVPVALYIISVLFVANFVLHSLV; encoded by the coding sequence ATGAAGGATGGGCTATGGTCCAGAAGTCTCGGTTTCAAGCCCGAGCATCATTGGAAAAAGGAATTAGCCGCGGGTGCCATTTCTTATTTTTCCGTTGTATATATTATTATGGTTAATGCAACCATTTTGGCAGATGCCGGGATCCCTCTTCAAGGGGCAATGCTCGGGACGCTGCTGACCTCGATGATCGGCTGTCTGCTGATGGCTTTTGGCGGAAAGTCTCCCATGGTCGTTGTACCAGGTATGGGAATTAATGCCTTTTTCACTTACACACTCGTACATTCCATGAAGCTGAGCTGGCAGGAAGCGTTGATGGTGGTTGCCGTCACAGGAGTGATATTTGCCGTTGTGGCGTTTACATCATTGTACAAGCTGATCAGTCAGGCGATTCCCTATAATTTGCAGCATGGAATTACGGTGGGGATTGGTCTGTTTTTGACCTTTATCGGTCTGCAAAAAAGTGGGATCGTAATTGCACATCAAACGACTTTTGTGGCTATTGGTCATTTCAATGATCCCAAGGTGATTACGGCCTGTGTAACGTTGCTACTCGCGATTGTATTATTTGTACGTAACGTTCAGGGCGGTTTGCTTATCAGCATTTTGGCAGGAACTGGGCTTGCATACGTACTGGGAGCTGTAGAACCAACAAGCACGGTACGAACCTCTGAAACGGTGCGACAGTATGGGCAATTGTTTGGGGAGCTTTCCTTTTCAGGTATCGCTTCGGTAGCCTTCTGGATCGCTGTTTTTTTGCTGTTACTGATTGTGTTGTTTGAGAATGTTGGAATGATTACTGCACAGACCAACATGATTGGAAGACCGGATTCTTTTAAGAATAGCTTGCGTGTATTGGCTGTGACCAATATTTTTGCTGGTATTCTGGGCAGCAGTCCCGCGGTAGCCGCTGCGGAGTCGACGGCTGGTATTGCGGCAGGCGGACGTTCAGGAATGACCCCGCTGGTAACTGCAATTTTATTCGGAGCGACATTTTTCTTTATTCCACTATTGGCTTATATTCCTGACAGTGCCATTGCACCTGTATTAATCATTATCGGAGGCCTAATGGTACAAAATGTGCGAGAGATGGATTTCAGTGATTTTACTGAATCCTTTCCTGCATTTCTGATCATGGTGATGATGCCCTTTACTTACAGTATTGTAGACGGGATGGCATTTGGTTTTATTGCATATCCCGTAGCCAAGCTGGCAGCAGGACGGGGCAAGGAAGTGCCTGTCGCATTATATATCATTTCTGTACTGTTTGTGGCTAACTTTGTGCTTCATTCTCTGGTGTAG
- the aspS gene encoding aspartate--tRNA ligase, with product MKRSHQCGALTHAHIGETVTLNGWVQTRRDLGGVLFIDLRDRSGIVQIVFNPAYSGEALQIADRVRSEYVLEVTGTVVKRDAETINTNLPTGEIEVRVTEIEVLNASKTPPFFIEDGVEVDESLRLKYRYLDLRRPEMHQTLKLRSKAAKVFRDFLDGEDFIEVETPILTKSSPEGARDYLVPSRVHEGEFFALPQSPQLYKQLLMVGGLERYYQVARCFRDEDLRADRQPEFTQIDIETSFMQQDDLLPMMERLMVKLFKETVGVELETPFQRITHAEAMDKYGSDKPDLRFGLELINVNDIVATSGVKVFASVIEKGGEVKVLNAKGCGTWSRKDIDDLGPFAARYGAKGLAWIQVKEGEFKGPIVKFFTPEEIEALKERTGAEEGDLLLFSADNKKVVADVLGALRLKIGRHLGLIDDNKFKFAWVVDFPLLGYDEEQKRYVAEHHPFTRPKEEDLALLDTDPGQVRAQAYDIVLNGYEVGGGSMRIFKREVQEKMFKALNLPPEEVKDKFGYLLDAFEYGTPPHGGIAFGFDRLVMLLAGRTNLRETIAFPKTASATDLLMDAPAEVDQAQLDQLHIRLAPKPVAPKA from the coding sequence ATGAAAAGGAGTCATCAATGCGGCGCATTGACTCATGCGCATATCGGAGAAACAGTTACATTGAACGGTTGGGTACAGACCCGTCGTGACTTAGGGGGCGTACTTTTTATAGATTTGCGTGACCGTAGCGGAATTGTACAAATCGTGTTTAATCCGGCCTATTCCGGTGAAGCACTGCAAATTGCGGATCGTGTTCGCAGTGAATATGTGCTTGAGGTTACTGGTACTGTTGTCAAACGTGATGCAGAAACGATCAATACGAACCTGCCTACAGGTGAGATTGAAGTGCGTGTCACTGAAATCGAAGTATTGAATGCATCCAAAACACCACCGTTCTTCATTGAAGACGGCGTAGAAGTAGACGAGTCGCTGCGTTTGAAATACCGTTATCTGGACCTGCGTCGTCCGGAAATGCATCAGACGTTGAAACTGCGTTCCAAAGCAGCAAAAGTATTCCGCGACTTCCTGGACGGTGAAGATTTCATTGAGGTAGAAACACCAATTTTAACGAAAAGCTCCCCAGAGGGTGCACGTGACTATCTGGTGCCTAGCCGAGTGCATGAAGGCGAATTTTTTGCCTTGCCGCAATCGCCACAATTGTACAAGCAATTGCTGATGGTAGGCGGCCTGGAGCGCTACTACCAAGTGGCACGTTGTTTCCGTGATGAAGATTTGCGTGCTGACCGCCAGCCTGAATTTACGCAGATCGACATTGAGACTTCCTTCATGCAACAGGATGACTTGCTGCCTATGATGGAGCGTCTGATGGTGAAATTGTTCAAAGAAACAGTTGGGGTAGAACTGGAAACCCCATTCCAACGGATTACACATGCAGAGGCAATGGACAAGTATGGTTCTGACAAGCCTGACCTGCGTTTTGGTCTTGAGTTGATAAATGTCAATGATATCGTGGCAACCAGTGGGGTAAAAGTATTTGCTTCCGTAATTGAAAAGGGTGGCGAAGTTAAAGTCCTTAATGCCAAAGGATGTGGCACGTGGAGCCGTAAGGACATTGATGACCTGGGTCCTTTTGCAGCACGTTATGGAGCAAAGGGCTTGGCTTGGATCCAAGTGAAAGAAGGCGAATTCAAGGGGCCTATCGTTAAATTCTTCACACCGGAAGAAATCGAAGCCTTGAAAGAGCGTACGGGAGCCGAAGAAGGCGACCTGTTGCTGTTCTCTGCGGATAATAAAAAAGTAGTTGCTGATGTTTTGGGCGCGCTTCGTCTGAAAATTGGCCGTCATTTGGGGCTCATCGACGATAACAAATTCAAATTTGCCTGGGTCGTAGACTTCCCGCTTCTGGGCTATGACGAAGAACAAAAACGTTATGTAGCGGAGCACCATCCGTTCACTCGTCCGAAGGAAGAAGATCTGGCCCTCTTGGACACAGATCCAGGTCAAGTTCGTGCTCAGGCCTACGACATCGTGCTGAATGGCTACGAAGTGGGTGGCGGCTCGATGCGTATTTTCAAACGTGAAGTTCAGGAGAAAATGTTCAAAGCGCTCAATCTGCCGCCTGAAGAAGTGAAGGATAAATTCGGTTACCTGCTGGATGCATTTGAATACGGTACGCCTCCACATGGTGGTATTGCCTTCGGTTTTGACCGTCTTGTTATGTTGCTTGCAGGTCGTACAAATCTGCGTGAAACCATTGCATTCCCGAAAACGGCCAGCGCGACAGACCTGCTTATGGATGCACCAGCCGAAGTGGATCAAGCTCAATTGGATCAGCTTCATATTCGTCTTGCTCCGAAGCCTGTTGCACCTAAAGCTTAA